From Methanoculleus oceani, a single genomic window includes:
- a CDS encoding AI-2E family transporter — MDNPSNDDRICKREGTVPAPSRLASLTRVVIITAVIVTGMHLGAAIVSPVLVGFILAVIVTPTVHRLEERGLPRVAGVLAMVGAIAGVVLLLVALLSLSLVELDSALPAYQDLLRAQLVGLQSWFADLGIPVSVQPPESPNGSMLIPPLWEILAELSILAIDFLVILIVTVLMLLEVASFRGKLVRSLGSDTMAELNRSASDLVAYASFRTKSGLATGIAVAILLLLLGIDAPVLWAVLIVVLGYIPYFGLPIASVPPIGLAGLQHGLPGALAVAVGISIIDFLARRFLLPYPAERALRISPLVIILSVLAWTLVLGVPGLFLAAPLTLLVKAVLSSSEETRWMAILMEPSGDAGGPGKLSTER; from the coding sequence ATGGACAACCCCTCTAACGACGATCGTATCTGCAAGAGGGAGGGGACCGTGCCCGCTCCGTCCCGCCTCGCATCCCTCACCCGGGTTGTCATCATCACTGCCGTCATCGTCACCGGCATGCACCTCGGCGCCGCGATTGTGAGCCCGGTGCTCGTCGGGTTCATCCTGGCGGTCATTGTCACGCCGACGGTGCATCGCCTGGAAGAGCGCGGGCTGCCCCGGGTGGCAGGGGTGCTGGCGATGGTCGGGGCGATTGCCGGTGTTGTCCTGCTGCTCGTCGCACTCCTGAGCCTGTCGCTTGTCGAGCTCGACAGCGCGCTCCCCGCCTACCAGGACCTTCTGCGAGCGCAGCTTGTGGGGCTGCAGTCGTGGTTTGCAGACCTGGGAATTCCGGTATCGGTACAACCGCCCGAATCACCGAACGGCTCCATGCTTATCCCGCCGCTCTGGGAGATTCTCGCCGAACTCTCTATCCTGGCCATCGATTTCCTGGTCATCCTGATCGTAACCGTCCTCATGCTCCTGGAGGTAGCCTCTTTCCGGGGGAAACTCGTGCGAAGCCTGGGATCCGACACCATGGCGGAACTCAACCGTTCCGCGAGCGACCTGGTTGCATATGCGTCCTTCCGCACCAAAAGCGGGCTTGCGACCGGTATCGCTGTCGCGATTCTCCTGCTGCTCCTCGGGATCGACGCCCCGGTGCTCTGGGCGGTCCTGATTGTCGTGCTCGGCTACATCCCCTACTTCGGGCTGCCTATCGCATCGGTGCCCCCTATCGGGCTTGCCGGGCTCCAGCACGGCCTCCCGGGGGCACTTGCCGTTGCGGTCGGCATCTCTATCATCGACTTTCTCGCCCGCCGCTTCCTCCTGCCGTACCCTGCCGAGCGGGCGCTCCGAATCTCCCCGCTGGTTATCATCCTCTCGGTCCTCGCCTGGACGCTGGTGCTCGGCGTCCCGGGACTGTTTCTGGCAGCTCCGCTGACTCTGCTTGTAAAGGCGGTGCTGTCGAGTTCGGAAGAGACACGGTGGATGGCAATACTGATGGAGCCGTCCGGGGATGCTGGGGGTCCTGGAAAACTCTCCACGGAGCGATAG